The following are encoded in a window of Lagenorhynchus albirostris chromosome 3, mLagAlb1.1, whole genome shotgun sequence genomic DNA:
- the MAP2K7 gene encoding dual specificity mitogen-activated protein kinase kinase 7 isoform X3: MLGLPSTLFTPRSMESIEIDQKLQEIMKQTGYLTIGGQRYQAEINDLENLGEMGSGTCGQVWKMRFRKTGHVIAVKQMRRSGNKEENKRILMDLDVVLKSHDCPYIVQCFGTFITNTDVFIAMELMGTCAEKLKKRMQGPIPERILGKMTVAIVKALYYLKEKHGVIHRDVKPSNILLDERGQIKLCDFGISGRLVDSKAKTRSAGCAAYMAPERIDPPDPTKPDYDIRADVWSLGISLVELATGQFPYKNCKTDFEVLTKVLQEEPPLLPGHMGFSGDFQSFVKDCLTKDHRKRPKYNKLLEHSFIKRYETLEVDVASWFKDVMAKTESPRASGVLSQHHLPFFR; encoded by the exons ATGCTGGGGCTCCCGTCAACCTTGTTCACACCGCGCAGCATGGAGAG CATCGAGATTGACCAGAAGCTGCAGGAGATCATGAAGCAGACGGGCTACCTGACCATTGGGGGCCAG CGCTACCAGGCGGAAATCAACGACCTGGAGAACCTGGGGGAGATGGGCAGCGGCACCTGTGGCCAGGTGTGGAAGATGCGTTTCCGGAAGACGGGGCACGTCATCGCTGTCAAG CAAATGCGGCGCTCGGGGAACAAGGAAGAGAACAAGCGGATCCTCATGGACCTGGACGTGGTCCTCAAGAGCCACGATTGCCCCTACATCGTGCAGTGCTTCGGGACCTTCATCACCAAC ACGGACGTCTTCATTGCCATGGAGCTCATGGGCACGTGCGCCGAGAAGCTCAAGAAGCGGATGCAGGGCCCTATCCCTGAGCGGATCCTGGGCAAGATGACGGTGGCG ATCGTGAAGGCACTCTACTACCTGAAGGAGAAGCACGGCGTGATCCACCGGGACGTCAAGCCCTCCAACATCCTGCTGGATGAGCGGGGCCAGATCAAGCTCTGCGACTTCGGCATCAGCGGCCGCCTCGTCGACTCCAAAGCCAAAACGCGGAGCGCGGGTTGCGCTGCCTACATGGCA CCTGAGCGCATCGACCCCCCGGACCCCACCAAGCCCGACTACGACATCCGGGCCGACGTGTGGAGCCTGGGCATCTCCTTG GTGGAGCTGGCGACGGGACAGTTTCCCTACAAGAACTGCAAGACGGACTTTGAGGTCCTCACCAAAGTCCTACAGGAAGAACCCCCGCTCCTGCCCGGTCACATGGGCTTCTCGGGGGACTTTCAGTCCTTCGTCAAAGACTG ccTTACTAAAGATCACAGGAAGAGACCAAAGTATAATAAACTACTT GAACACAGCTTCATCAAGCGCTACGAGACGCTGGAGGTGGACGTGGCGTCCTGGTTCAAGGATGTCATGGCGAAGACCGAGTCGCCGCGGGCGAGCGGGGTCCTGAGCCAGCATCACCTGCCCTTCTTCAGGTAG
- the LRRC8E gene encoding volume-regulated anion channel subunit LRRC8E: protein MIPVAEFKQFAEHQPNFKVLKPWWDVLAEYLTVAMLMIGVFGCTLQVTQDKIICLPSHGPRENLSEAPCRQLLLRGVSEHVGDLQELSGLRNNLDLQQYSFINQLCYETALHWYAKYFPYLVVIHTLNFMVCTSFWFKFPGTSSKIEHFISILGKCFDSPWTTRALSEVSGENHKDPAAAGRATVTMAAAAAGPGKAGEGEKEKMLAEPEKVVTEPPAVTLLDKKEGEQAKALFEKVKKFRMHVEEGDILYTMYIRQTVLKVCKFLAILVYNLVYVGKISFLVACTVDTSEVTGYASFCCSHTKAHLFSKLAFCYICFVCVYGIICFYTLFWLFHRPLKEYSFRSVREETGMGDIPDVKNDFAFMLHLIDQYDSLYSKRFAVFLSEVSESRLKQLNLNHEWTTEKLRQKLQRNACGRLELALCMLPGLPDTVFELSEVEALRLEAICDVTFPPGLSQLVHLQEISLLHSPARLPFSSQIFLRDHLKVIRVKCEELREVPLWVFGLRSLEELHLEGVFPPELARAATLESLRELKQLKVLSLRSNAGKVPASVTDVAGHLQRLSLHNDGARLLALNSLKKLAVLRELELVACGLERIPHAVFSLSALQELDLKDNHLRSIEEILSFQHCRKLVTLRLWHNQIAYVPEHVRKLRGLEQLYLSHNKLETLPTQLGMCSGLRLLDISHNGLHSLPAELGLLQNLQHLAVSYNALELLPDELFFCRKLRTLLLGYNNLSQLSPQVGALGALSRLELKGNRLEALPEELGNCGGLKKSGLLVEDTLYEGLPAEVRDRMEVE, encoded by the exons ATGATTCCGGTGGCGGAGTTCAAGCAGTTCGCGGAGCACCAGCCCAACTTCAAGGTGCTCAAACCTTGGTGGGACGTGCTGGCCGAGTACCTCACCGTGGCTATGCTCATGATCGGGGTCTTCGGCTGCACCCTCCAG GTGACACAGGACAAGATCATCTGTCTGCCCAGTCACGGACCCCGGGAGAACTTATCAGAGGCCCCGTGCCGGCAACTGCTGCTGCGGGGGGTCTCCGAGCACGTGGGGGACCTCCAGGAGTTGAGCGGCCTCAGGAACAACCTGGACCTGCAGCAGTACAGCTTCATTAACCAGCTCTGCTACGAGACGGCCCTCCACTGGTACGCCAAGTACTTCCCCTACCTGGTCGTCATCCACACGCTCAACTTCATGGTCTGCACCAGCTTCTGGTTCAAGTTCCCCGGCACCAGCTCCAAGATCGAGCACTTCATCTCTATCCTGGGCAAGTGTTTCGACTCTCCGTGGACCACGCGGGCCCTATCCGAGGTCTCCGGGGAGAACCACAAGGACCCTGCCGCCGCCGGGCGGGCAACGGTGACCATGGCAGCAGCGGCGGCAGGACCGGGGAAGGCAGGTGAGGGTGAGAAGGAGAAGATGCTGGCGGAGCCCGAGAAGGTGGTGACGGAGCCACCGGCTGTCACCCTGCTGGACAAAAAGGAGGGTGAGCAGGCCAAAGCCCTGTTTGAGAAGGTCAAGAAATTCCGCATGCACGTGGAAGAGGGGGACATCCTGTACACCATGTACATCCGGCAGACGGTGCTCAAGGTCTGCAAGTTCTTGGCCATCCTGGTCTACAACCTCGTCTACGTGGGGAAGATCAGCTTCCTGGTGGCCTGTACGGTGGACACCTCGGAGGTCACGGGCTATGCCAGCTTCTGCTGCAGCCACACCAAGGCCCACCTCTTCTCCAAGCTGGCTTTCTGCTACATCTGCTTCGTGTGCGTCTACGGGATCATCTGCTTCTACACACTCTTCTGGCTCTTCCACCGGCCCCTCAAGGAGTACTCCTTCCGGTCCGTGCGGGAGGAGACGGGCATGGGTGACATCCCCGACGTCAAGAACGACTTCGCCTTCATGCTGCACCTCATCGACCAGTACGACTCACTCTACTCCAAGCGCTTCGCTGTCTTCCTCTCCGAGGTCAGCGAGAGCCGCCTGAAGCAGCTCAACCTCAACCACGAGTGGACGACCGAGAAGCTGCGGCAGAAGCTGCAGCGCAACGCCTGCGGCCGGCTCGAGCTGGCCCTCTGCATGCTCCCGGGGCTGCCCGACACGGTCTTCGAGCTCAGCGAGGTGGAGGCCCTGCGGCTGGAGGCCATCTGTGACGTCACCTTCCCCCCAGGCCTCTCGCAGCTGGTGCACCTGCAGGAGATCAGCCTGCTCCACTCTCCGGCCAGGCTGCCCTTCTCCTCGCAGATCTTCCTGCGGGACCACCTGAAGGTCATCCGGGTCAAGTGCGAGGAGCTCCGAGAGGTGCCCCTCTGGGTGTTCGGGCTGCGCAGCCTGGAGGAGCTGCACCTGGAGGGGGTCTTCCCCCCGGAGCTGGCCCGGGCAGCGACCCTCGAGAGCCTCCGGGAGCTGAAGCAGCTGAAGGTGCTGTCTCTGCGGAGCAACGCCGGCAAAGTGCCCGCCAGCGTGACCGACGTGGCCGGTCACCTGCAGCGGCTCAGCCTGCACAACGACGGGGCCCGCCTGCTGGCACTGAACAGCCTCAAGAAGCTGGCGGTGCTTCGGGAGCTGGAGCTGGTGGCCTGCGGGCTGGAGCGCATCCCCCATGCCGTCTTCAGCCTGAGCGCACTACAGGAACTGGACCTCAAGGACAACCACCTGCGGTCCATCGAGGAGATCCTCAGCTTCCAGCACTGCCGCAAGCTGGTCACACTCCGGCTGTGGCACAACCAGATCGCCTATGTCCCCGAGCACGTACGGAAGCTCCGGGGCCTTGAGCAGCTCTATCTCAGCCACAACAAGCTGGAGACACTGCCCACCCAGCTCGGCATGTGCTCTGGCCTCCGCCTGCTGGACATCTCCCATAACGGGCTGCACTCCCTGCCGGCCGAGCTGGGCCTCCTCCAGAACCTGCAGCACCTGGCTGTCTCCTACAATGCCCTGGAGCTTCTGCCCGACGAGCTCTTCTTCTGCCGCAAGCTGCGGACGCTGCTCCTCGGCTACAACAACCTGAGCCAGCTCTCGCCCCAGGTGGGGGCCCTCGGGGCCCTCAGCCGCCTGGAGCTCAAGGGCAACCGGCTGGAGGCGCTGCCGGAAGAACTCGGCAACTGTGGGGGACTGAAGAAGTCGGGGCTCCTGGTGGAGGACACCCTTTACGAAGGGCTGCCGGCAGAGGTGCGGGACAGAATGGAGGTGGAGTGA
- the MAP2K7 gene encoding dual specificity mitogen-activated protein kinase kinase 7 isoform X1, translating into MAASSLEQKLSRLEAKLKQENREARRRIDLNLDISPQRPRPIIVITLSPAPAPSQRAALQLPLANDGGSRSPSSESSPQHPTPPARPRHMLGLPSTLFTPRSMESIEIDQKLQEIMKQTGYLTIGGQRYQAEINDLENLGEMGSGTCGQVWKMRFRKTGHVIAVKQMRRSGNKEENKRILMDLDVVLKSHDCPYIVQCFGTFITNTDVFIAMELMGTCAEKLKKRMQGPIPERILGKMTVAIVKALYYLKEKHGVIHRDVKPSNILLDERGQIKLCDFGISGRLVDSKAKTRSAGCAAYMAPERIDPPDPTKPDYDIRADVWSLGISLVELATGQFPYKNCKTDFEVLTKVLQEEPPLLPGHMGFSGDFQSFVKDCLTKDHRKRPKYNKLLEHSFIKRYETLEVDVASWFKDVMAKTESPRASGVLSQHHLPFFR; encoded by the exons ATGGCGGCGTCCTCCCTGGAGCAGAAGCTGTCCCGCCTGGAAGCAAAGCTGAAGCAGGAGAACCGCGAGGCCCGGCGGAGGATCGACCTCAACCTGGATATCAGCCCCCAGCGGCCCAGGCCCA TTATTGTGATCACTCTAAGCCCTGCTCCTGCCCCGTCCCAACGAGCAG ccctgcagctccCACTGGCCAACGATGGGGGCAGCCGCTCACCGTCCTCCGAGAGCTCCCCGCAGCACCCCACGCCCCCCGCACGGCCCCGCCACATGCTGGGGCTCCCGTCAACCTTGTTCACACCGCGCAGCATGGAGAG CATCGAGATTGACCAGAAGCTGCAGGAGATCATGAAGCAGACGGGCTACCTGACCATTGGGGGCCAG CGCTACCAGGCGGAAATCAACGACCTGGAGAACCTGGGGGAGATGGGCAGCGGCACCTGTGGCCAGGTGTGGAAGATGCGTTTCCGGAAGACGGGGCACGTCATCGCTGTCAAG CAAATGCGGCGCTCGGGGAACAAGGAAGAGAACAAGCGGATCCTCATGGACCTGGACGTGGTCCTCAAGAGCCACGATTGCCCCTACATCGTGCAGTGCTTCGGGACCTTCATCACCAAC ACGGACGTCTTCATTGCCATGGAGCTCATGGGCACGTGCGCCGAGAAGCTCAAGAAGCGGATGCAGGGCCCTATCCCTGAGCGGATCCTGGGCAAGATGACGGTGGCG ATCGTGAAGGCACTCTACTACCTGAAGGAGAAGCACGGCGTGATCCACCGGGACGTCAAGCCCTCCAACATCCTGCTGGATGAGCGGGGCCAGATCAAGCTCTGCGACTTCGGCATCAGCGGCCGCCTCGTCGACTCCAAAGCCAAAACGCGGAGCGCGGGTTGCGCTGCCTACATGGCA CCTGAGCGCATCGACCCCCCGGACCCCACCAAGCCCGACTACGACATCCGGGCCGACGTGTGGAGCCTGGGCATCTCCTTG GTGGAGCTGGCGACGGGACAGTTTCCCTACAAGAACTGCAAGACGGACTTTGAGGTCCTCACCAAAGTCCTACAGGAAGAACCCCCGCTCCTGCCCGGTCACATGGGCTTCTCGGGGGACTTTCAGTCCTTCGTCAAAGACTG ccTTACTAAAGATCACAGGAAGAGACCAAAGTATAATAAACTACTT GAACACAGCTTCATCAAGCGCTACGAGACGCTGGAGGTGGACGTGGCGTCCTGGTTCAAGGATGTCATGGCGAAGACCGAGTCGCCGCGGGCGAGCGGGGTCCTGAGCCAGCATCACCTGCCCTTCTTCAGGTAG
- the MAP2K7 gene encoding dual specificity mitogen-activated protein kinase kinase 7 isoform X2, whose translation MAASSLEQKLSRLEAKLKQENREARRRIDLNLDISPQRPRPTLQLPLANDGGSRSPSSESSPQHPTPPARPRHMLGLPSTLFTPRSMESIEIDQKLQEIMKQTGYLTIGGQRYQAEINDLENLGEMGSGTCGQVWKMRFRKTGHVIAVKQMRRSGNKEENKRILMDLDVVLKSHDCPYIVQCFGTFITNTDVFIAMELMGTCAEKLKKRMQGPIPERILGKMTVAIVKALYYLKEKHGVIHRDVKPSNILLDERGQIKLCDFGISGRLVDSKAKTRSAGCAAYMAPERIDPPDPTKPDYDIRADVWSLGISLVELATGQFPYKNCKTDFEVLTKVLQEEPPLLPGHMGFSGDFQSFVKDCLTKDHRKRPKYNKLLEHSFIKRYETLEVDVASWFKDVMAKTESPRASGVLSQHHLPFFR comes from the exons ATGGCGGCGTCCTCCCTGGAGCAGAAGCTGTCCCGCCTGGAAGCAAAGCTGAAGCAGGAGAACCGCGAGGCCCGGCGGAGGATCGACCTCAACCTGGATATCAGCCCCCAGCGGCCCAGGCCCA ccctgcagctccCACTGGCCAACGATGGGGGCAGCCGCTCACCGTCCTCCGAGAGCTCCCCGCAGCACCCCACGCCCCCCGCACGGCCCCGCCACATGCTGGGGCTCCCGTCAACCTTGTTCACACCGCGCAGCATGGAGAG CATCGAGATTGACCAGAAGCTGCAGGAGATCATGAAGCAGACGGGCTACCTGACCATTGGGGGCCAG CGCTACCAGGCGGAAATCAACGACCTGGAGAACCTGGGGGAGATGGGCAGCGGCACCTGTGGCCAGGTGTGGAAGATGCGTTTCCGGAAGACGGGGCACGTCATCGCTGTCAAG CAAATGCGGCGCTCGGGGAACAAGGAAGAGAACAAGCGGATCCTCATGGACCTGGACGTGGTCCTCAAGAGCCACGATTGCCCCTACATCGTGCAGTGCTTCGGGACCTTCATCACCAAC ACGGACGTCTTCATTGCCATGGAGCTCATGGGCACGTGCGCCGAGAAGCTCAAGAAGCGGATGCAGGGCCCTATCCCTGAGCGGATCCTGGGCAAGATGACGGTGGCG ATCGTGAAGGCACTCTACTACCTGAAGGAGAAGCACGGCGTGATCCACCGGGACGTCAAGCCCTCCAACATCCTGCTGGATGAGCGGGGCCAGATCAAGCTCTGCGACTTCGGCATCAGCGGCCGCCTCGTCGACTCCAAAGCCAAAACGCGGAGCGCGGGTTGCGCTGCCTACATGGCA CCTGAGCGCATCGACCCCCCGGACCCCACCAAGCCCGACTACGACATCCGGGCCGACGTGTGGAGCCTGGGCATCTCCTTG GTGGAGCTGGCGACGGGACAGTTTCCCTACAAGAACTGCAAGACGGACTTTGAGGTCCTCACCAAAGTCCTACAGGAAGAACCCCCGCTCCTGCCCGGTCACATGGGCTTCTCGGGGGACTTTCAGTCCTTCGTCAAAGACTG ccTTACTAAAGATCACAGGAAGAGACCAAAGTATAATAAACTACTT GAACACAGCTTCATCAAGCGCTACGAGACGCTGGAGGTGGACGTGGCGTCCTGGTTCAAGGATGTCATGGCGAAGACCGAGTCGCCGCGGGCGAGCGGGGTCCTGAGCCAGCATCACCTGCCCTTCTTCAGGTAG